One window of Littorina saxatilis isolate snail1 unplaced genomic scaffold, US_GU_Lsax_2.0 scaffold_390, whole genome shotgun sequence genomic DNA carries:
- the LOC138955594 gene encoding uncharacterized protein — protein MADHEENSETSSVSSLELSCYSSDFEVLNEHDLQPYQFEPELSDAEVEETPDRDDFSESLDRLMSTNWCQCANCAGMGSIRECRCCQEIPEMESLTVSTGVGCITDHPGFRSVCLDHYVLETCYHWYNQQYGRAIQDANE, from the exons ATGGCAGACCATGAAGAAAATAGTGAAACAAGCAGCGTTTCTTCACTGGAACTATCGTGCTACAGTAGTGATTTTGAGGTTTTGAATGAACACGATCTTCAACCATACCAGTTTGAACCTGAGCTGTCCGATGCTGAGGTTGAGGAAACACCCGACAGAGACGATTTTAGCGAGTCTCTCGATCGTTTGATGTCCACCAACTG gtgtcagTGCGCAAACTGTGCAGGCATGGGCTCAATCCGAGAATGCCGCTGTTGTCAAGAAATTCCAGAAATGGAATCACTGACAGTAAGCACAGGGGTGGGCTGCATCACTGACCACCCTGGCTTCAGATCAGTGTGCTTGGACCACTATGTCTTGGAGACATGCTATCACTGGTACAACCAGCAGTATGGGAGGGCTATACAGGATGCTAATGAgtaa